The Bacteroidota bacterium genome includes the window TTACAAACTTGATGTAGTGGTAATCCCTACAAACCGTCCGATGACAAGATCTGATGAAGACGATCAGATTTACAGAACCAAACGGGAAAAACTTAATGCGGTTGTCAGCCAGGTTGAAGAACTTCAGAAGGAAGGACGCCCCGTCCTCGTGGGTACCACTTCAGTGGAAGTTTCGGAAACCATAAGCAGAATGCTCAAACTGAGAGGCGTCAGGCATAATGTTCTTAATGCCAAGCAACACCAGCGGGAAGCCGAAGTGGTAGCTTTTGCGGGTCAACCGGGGGCAGTTACAATTGCAACCAACATGGCTGGTCGTGGTACCGACATTAAACTCGGTGCAGGCGTTAAAGAAAAGGGCGGACTATTCATTTTGGGTACCGAAAGGCACGAATCGAGAAGAATTGACCGTCAGTTAAGAGGTCGTGCGGGAAGACAGGGTGACCCCGGAACCACTCTCTTCTTCCTTTCGCTCGAAGATGATCTCCTCCGGCTTTTCGGAAGCGACAGGGCTGCCGCCATAATGTCGCGTGCCGGTTTCGAAGAAGGAGAAGTGATTAAGCACCCGATCATTACCCGTTCTGTAGAAAGGGCTCAGAAAAAAGTTGAGGAAAACAACTTTGCGATAAGAAAGAGACTGCTCGAGTATGACAACACCATGAACCAGCAGAGAACCATCATCTATTCAAGAAGAAACCGCGCACTTCATGGTGAAAGACTAAAAACTGAAATTCTTGACATGATGGAGGAATACGCTGCTGAACTCGTTGAAAAATATTACGATAATGCGGAAATAGAGCAACTCGAAAAAGATCTTGAAACTTACCTTCTTTTGAACATGAAATTCAACAGAGAAGAATGGGGTCTCCTGAATAAAAACGGTGTAACTGAAAGAGTAATTAAAGCTGCTCACGACTACTACGCTCACAAAGAAAACATGCTCACATCTGAAATGATGGCACGAATTGAAAGATTCGCCTTCCTCACTGTTATCGACAACAAGTGGAAAGAACATCTCCGCGATATGGACGATTTGAAGGAAGGTATAAATCTTAGGGCTTATGGACAGAAAGATCCTCTCATTGAATACAAAAACGAGGCTTTCAATCTCTTTACCGAGCTGCTTGATACCATCAGAAATGAGACGGTACAGATTGCCTTCAAACTCTACCCTGCCCAACCCGAGAGTGTCCAGATTTCACGCAGACCCGAGAGAAGGCCAACCAGAACTATAAAGGAATCGGCTGATAATGCCGGTATGCACGGTGGTTATGTCCCCTCTCCCAAAGAGCAGGAGACTGCACCTGTCGGCAGACCACAACCCGTAAAAGTCGGGGAAAGAATCGGTAGAAACGATCCCTGCTGGTGTGGCAGCGGCAAGAAATATAAACAGTGCCACGGTAAAAACGCCTGAGAACGGACACCACCATGAAAAAAATAGAAGCAATTATACGACCTTTCAAGCTTGACGAAGTAAAAGAAGCCCTCATCGAGGAGGGCTTCAAAGGTCTCACTATCACCGAGGTCCGCGGTTACGGCAGGCAGAAGGGACACAAAGAAGTCTATCGCGGCAGTGAATACAGGATAGAGTTCGTCCCCAAAATGAAAATCGAACTCGTTGTTGATGATGACCGCCTCGAAACTGCCATAGATGCTATCATCAAAAATGCAAAAACCGGACAGGTTGGCGACGGAAAAATATTCATTTCTGATGTTGCTGATGCAATCAGGATAAGAACAGGCGAATCAGGATTTGATGCGCTTTGATTTTTATTTGCATTGAATAAATTCCAACTGTTCTCTAAATTCCTTCTGACTCAAATTAATTTTCGGAACCGGCTTTGAAGCTCAAAGTAATCAAATCCCTGATCCTGCTCACATCTGCCTTTTTGATATCAGGATGTGGTGTCTGGCAGGATTTCACAACATACTTCAATCTTTATCACAACGCAAAAACTCTTTACTATGATGCTGAAGAACAAATCATCAAAGAGAGGAAAGATATTTTTGCCATTTCAGAGGCAGCAATCCCTGCCGGAGCCAATCAGAACCTGCCGAAGGTAATCGAAAAATTTTCCAAACTTCTACAGTTCCACAACAAGAGTTCTTATGTTGATGATGCCCTCTTCCTTATAGGGAAAGCCTTTTTCTATCAGAGAAGTTACATCAAGGCTTCACGAAAATTTCAGGAATTGATAGCAACCCAGCCAAACAGCAGTCTTGTTATCGATGCCACTCTTTGGCTCGCAAAGTCCGAGATTCAGATGAAAAAATTTGATTCAGGGCTAAAATATCTCGATGAAGCAAAGCAGCTTGCCCTCAAAGAAGAGGACAGGGAAGTGTTGTCAGAAGTATATATCGAAGAGATAAGGTATCTGAAATTCATTGAAAAATACCTCGAAGCCGTTCAGAAATTAAGAGATCTCGTTGCTGTTGATATTTCAAACGACATCTCAGCTAAAGCACAATATGAAATCGGC containing:
- a CDS encoding P-II family nitrogen regulator, whose protein sequence is MKKIEAIIRPFKLDEVKEALIEEGFKGLTITEVRGYGRQKGHKEVYRGSEYRIEFVPKMKIELVVDDDRLETAIDAIIKNAKTGQVGDGKIFISDVADAIRIRTGESGFDAL